The proteins below come from a single Miscanthus floridulus cultivar M001 chromosome 1, ASM1932011v1, whole genome shotgun sequence genomic window:
- the LOC136474846 gene encoding uncharacterized protein isoform X1, whose amino-acid sequence MASSLAPASWALPLQTGGAGAAAAGPSCRAMLAVAEPRWSASPRLARVLVAPRCAALDGPGGASGEAEAKIEEERKKPARGRPVWRRVLFASKKTRSIIILNALTVIYASDIPVLKEVEALTEPAVFNMVRFVVAAIPFVPLAVRAFGDLRVIVVPLIDGLLGASIPKLTWFGAIMSLFGIGLLECGGSPPCVGDILNFFSAVFFGIHMLRTEQISRSTDKKKFLALLSFEVLVVAFSSVLWCMFQDGYVDTSESSFDSWTFGMLWDTAASFPWIPALYTGVLSTVLCMWAEMVAMGDVSATETAIVYGLEPVWGAAFAWFLLGERWDNTAWIGAALVLCGSLTVQLFGSAPVKSKKVKKHSSNALETPVKQQDYLSLSPIPVDSGKFIGRQLERRNKTLYPNFKARKEILR is encoded by the exons ATGGCTTCTTCCCTCGCGCCCGCGTCGTGGGCGCTGCCGCTGCAGACGGGTGGGGCTGGGGCGGCAGCGGCGGGCCCTTCCTGCCGCGCGATGCTCGCCGTCGCAGAGCCCCGCTGGTCCGCGTCGCCGCGCCTGGCAAGGGTCCTCGTGGCGCCCCGGTGCGCGGCGCTCGACGGGCCCGGCGGCGCCAGCGGCGAGGCGGAGGCCAAGATCGAGGAAGAGAGGAAGAAGCCGGCGCGCGGGCGACCGGTGTGGAGGCGGGTCCTGTTCGCCTCGAAGAAGACACGAAGCATCATCATCCTCAACGCCCTCACGGTCATCTATG CAAGTGATATTCCGGTTTTGAAAGAGGTCGAAGCCCTGACAGAGCCTGCGGTCTTCAACATGGTGCGGTTCGTTGTTGCAGCCATCCCCTTCGTACCATTGGCGGTCCGTGCCTTTGGGGACCTCCGT GTCATAGTTGTGCCTCTAATTGATGGCCTTCTTGGTGCCTCGATCCCCAAACTCACTTGGTTCGGAGCCATCATGTCTCTATTCGGAATTGGCCTGCTGGAATGTGGCGGCTCTCCTCCCTGC GTTGGTGATATTTTGAACTTCTTCAGCGCCGTATTTTTTGGGATCCATATGCTTAGAACAGAACAAATATCAAGGAGTACGGACAAGAAGAAGTTTCTGGCTCTTCTTAGCTTCGAG GTCCTTGTGGTCGCTTTCTCCTCTGTTCTCTGGTGTATGTTCCAAGATGGCTATGTTGATACTAGTGAATCCAGCTTTGACTCTTGGACTTTCGGTATGCTTTGGGATACAGCAGCTTCATTTCCTTGGATACCAGCATTGTACACTGGAGTTCTTTCTACGGTGTTATGCATGTGGGCAGAG ATGGTAGCGATGGGCGATGTTTCAGCAACTGAAACTGCAATTGTCTACGGCTTGGAGCCAGTTTGGGGAGCTGCTTTTGCTTGGTTCCTCCTTGGTGAAAGATGGGATAACACTGCATGGATTGGAGCTGCTCTTGTATTAT GTGGCAGTTTGACTGTTCAGCTATTTGGGTCAGCTCCTGTTAAATCCAAGAAAGTTAAAAAACACAGCAGTAATGCTTTAGAAACGCCAGTGAAACAACAAGACTACTTATCATTATCTCCTATACCAGTTGATTCCGGGAAGTTCATAGGAAGGCAATTAGAAAG GAGGAACAAAACATTATATCCCAACTTCAAGGCAAGAAAGGAAATCCTGCGATGA
- the LOC136474846 gene encoding uncharacterized protein isoform X4 — MASSLAPASWALPLQTGGAGAAAAGPSCRAMLAVAEPRWSASPRLARVLVAPRCAALDGPGGASGEAEAKIEEERKKPARGRPVWRRVLFASKKTRSIIILNALTVIYASDIPVLKEVEALTEPAVFNMVRFVVAAIPFVPLAVRAFGDLRVRYAGLELGVWISLAYLAQAIGLLSSDAGRASFITAFTVIVVPLIDGLLGASIPKLTWFGAIMSLFGIGLLECGGSPPCVGDILNFFSAVFFGIHMLRTEQISRSTDKKKFLALLSFEVLVVAFSSVLWCMFQDGYVDTSESSFDSWTFGMLWDTAASFPWIPALYTGVLSTVLCMWAEMVAMGDVSATETAIVYGLEPVWGAAFAWFLLGERWDNTAWIGAALVLCGSLTVQLFGSAPVKSKKVKKHSSNALETPVKQQDYLSLSPIPVDSGKFIGRQLERRNKTLYPNFKARKEILR; from the exons ATGGCTTCTTCCCTCGCGCCCGCGTCGTGGGCGCTGCCGCTGCAGACGGGTGGGGCTGGGGCGGCAGCGGCGGGCCCTTCCTGCCGCGCGATGCTCGCCGTCGCAGAGCCCCGCTGGTCCGCGTCGCCGCGCCTGGCAAGGGTCCTCGTGGCGCCCCGGTGCGCGGCGCTCGACGGGCCCGGCGGCGCCAGCGGCGAGGCGGAGGCCAAGATCGAGGAAGAGAGGAAGAAGCCGGCGCGCGGGCGACCGGTGTGGAGGCGGGTCCTGTTCGCCTCGAAGAAGACACGAAGCATCATCATCCTCAACGCCCTCACGGTCATCTATG CAAGTGATATTCCGGTTTTGAAAGAGGTCGAAGCCCTGACAGAGCCTGCGGTCTTCAACATGGTGCGGTTCGTTGTTGCAGCCATCCCCTTCGTACCATTGGCGGTCCGTGCCTTTGGGGACCTCCGTGTACGCTATGCAGGACTGGAGCTGGGAGTCTGGATTAGCTTAGCTTACCTTGCTCAAGCGATTGGATTGCTCTCATCTGATGCTGGCCGAGCATCCTTCATCACGGCCTTCACG GTCATAGTTGTGCCTCTAATTGATGGCCTTCTTGGTGCCTCGATCCCCAAACTCACTTGGTTCGGAGCCATCATGTCTCTATTCGGAATTGGCCTGCTGGAATGTGGCGGCTCTCCTCCCTGC GTTGGTGATATTTTGAACTTCTTCAGCGCCGTATTTTTTGGGATCCATATGCTTAGAACAGAACAAATATCAAGGAGTACGGACAAGAAGAAGTTTCTGGCTCTTCTTAGCTTCGAG GTCCTTGTGGTCGCTTTCTCCTCTGTTCTCTGGTGTATGTTCCAAGATGGCTATGTTGATACTAGTGAATCCAGCTTTGACTCTTGGACTTTCGGTATGCTTTGGGATACAGCAGCTTCATTTCCTTGGATACCAGCATTGTACACTGGAGTTCTTTCTACGGTGTTATGCATGTGGGCAGAG ATGGTAGCGATGGGCGATGTTTCAGCAACTGAAACTGCAATTGTCTACGGCTTGGAGCCAGTTTGGGGAGCTGCTTTTGCTTGGTTCCTCCTTGGTGAAAGATGGGATAACACTGCATGGATTGGAGCTGCTCTTGTATTAT GTGGCAGTTTGACTGTTCAGCTATTTGGGTCAGCTCCTGTTAAATCCAAGAAAGTTAAAAAACACAGCAGTAATGCTTTAGAAACGCCAGTGAAACAACAAGACTACTTATCATTATCTCCTATACCAGTTGATTCCGGGAAGTTCATAGGAAGGCAATTAGAAAG GAGGAACAAAACATTATATCCCAACTTCAAGGCAAGAAAGGAAATCCTGCGATGA
- the LOC136474846 gene encoding uncharacterized protein isoform X2, which translates to MASSLAPASWALPLQTGGAGAAAAGPSCRAMLAVAEPRWSASPRLARVLVAPRCAALDGPGGASGEAEAKIEEERKKPARGRPVWRRVLFASKKTRSIIILNALTVIYASDIPVLKEVEALTEPAVFNMVIVVPLIDGLLGASIPKLTWFGAIMSLFGIGLLECGGSPPCVGDILNFFSAVFFGIHMLRTEQISRSTDKKKFLALLSFEVLVVAFSSVLWCMFQDGYVDTSESSFDSWTFGMLWDTAASFPWIPALYTGVLSTVLCMWAEMVAMGDVSATETAIVYGLEPVWGAAFAWFLLGERWDNTAWIGAALVLCGSLTVQLFGSAPVKSKKVKKHSSNALETPVKQQDYLSLSPIPVDSGKFIGRQLERRNKTLYPNFKARKEILR; encoded by the exons ATGGCTTCTTCCCTCGCGCCCGCGTCGTGGGCGCTGCCGCTGCAGACGGGTGGGGCTGGGGCGGCAGCGGCGGGCCCTTCCTGCCGCGCGATGCTCGCCGTCGCAGAGCCCCGCTGGTCCGCGTCGCCGCGCCTGGCAAGGGTCCTCGTGGCGCCCCGGTGCGCGGCGCTCGACGGGCCCGGCGGCGCCAGCGGCGAGGCGGAGGCCAAGATCGAGGAAGAGAGGAAGAAGCCGGCGCGCGGGCGACCGGTGTGGAGGCGGGTCCTGTTCGCCTCGAAGAAGACACGAAGCATCATCATCCTCAACGCCCTCACGGTCATCTATG CAAGTGATATTCCGGTTTTGAAAGAGGTCGAAGCCCTGACAGAGCCTGCGGTCTTCAACATG GTCATAGTTGTGCCTCTAATTGATGGCCTTCTTGGTGCCTCGATCCCCAAACTCACTTGGTTCGGAGCCATCATGTCTCTATTCGGAATTGGCCTGCTGGAATGTGGCGGCTCTCCTCCCTGC GTTGGTGATATTTTGAACTTCTTCAGCGCCGTATTTTTTGGGATCCATATGCTTAGAACAGAACAAATATCAAGGAGTACGGACAAGAAGAAGTTTCTGGCTCTTCTTAGCTTCGAG GTCCTTGTGGTCGCTTTCTCCTCTGTTCTCTGGTGTATGTTCCAAGATGGCTATGTTGATACTAGTGAATCCAGCTTTGACTCTTGGACTTTCGGTATGCTTTGGGATACAGCAGCTTCATTTCCTTGGATACCAGCATTGTACACTGGAGTTCTTTCTACGGTGTTATGCATGTGGGCAGAG ATGGTAGCGATGGGCGATGTTTCAGCAACTGAAACTGCAATTGTCTACGGCTTGGAGCCAGTTTGGGGAGCTGCTTTTGCTTGGTTCCTCCTTGGTGAAAGATGGGATAACACTGCATGGATTGGAGCTGCTCTTGTATTAT GTGGCAGTTTGACTGTTCAGCTATTTGGGTCAGCTCCTGTTAAATCCAAGAAAGTTAAAAAACACAGCAGTAATGCTTTAGAAACGCCAGTGAAACAACAAGACTACTTATCATTATCTCCTATACCAGTTGATTCCGGGAAGTTCATAGGAAGGCAATTAGAAAG GAGGAACAAAACATTATATCCCAACTTCAAGGCAAGAAAGGAAATCCTGCGATGA
- the LOC136474846 gene encoding uncharacterized protein isoform X3: MASSLAPASWALPLQTGGAGAAAAGPSCRAMLAVAEPRWSASPRLARVLVAPRCAALDGPGGASGEAEAKIEEERKKPARGRPVWRRVLFASKKTRSIIILNALTVIYASDIPVLKEVEALTEPAVFNMVRFVVAAIPFVPLAVRAFGDLRVRYAGLELGVWISLAYLAQAIGLLSSDAGRASFITAFTVIVVPLIDGLLGASIPKLTWFGAIMSLFGIGLLECGGSPPCVGDILNFFSAVFFGIHMLRTEQISRSTDKKKFLALLSFEVLVVAFSSVLWCMFQDGYVDTSESSFDSWTFGMLWDTAASFPWIPALYTGVLSTVLCMWAEMVAMGDVSATETAIVYGLEPVWGAAFAWFLLGERWDNTAWIGAALVL; the protein is encoded by the exons ATGGCTTCTTCCCTCGCGCCCGCGTCGTGGGCGCTGCCGCTGCAGACGGGTGGGGCTGGGGCGGCAGCGGCGGGCCCTTCCTGCCGCGCGATGCTCGCCGTCGCAGAGCCCCGCTGGTCCGCGTCGCCGCGCCTGGCAAGGGTCCTCGTGGCGCCCCGGTGCGCGGCGCTCGACGGGCCCGGCGGCGCCAGCGGCGAGGCGGAGGCCAAGATCGAGGAAGAGAGGAAGAAGCCGGCGCGCGGGCGACCGGTGTGGAGGCGGGTCCTGTTCGCCTCGAAGAAGACACGAAGCATCATCATCCTCAACGCCCTCACGGTCATCTATG CAAGTGATATTCCGGTTTTGAAAGAGGTCGAAGCCCTGACAGAGCCTGCGGTCTTCAACATGGTGCGGTTCGTTGTTGCAGCCATCCCCTTCGTACCATTGGCGGTCCGTGCCTTTGGGGACCTCCGTGTACGCTATGCAGGACTGGAGCTGGGAGTCTGGATTAGCTTAGCTTACCTTGCTCAAGCGATTGGATTGCTCTCATCTGATGCTGGCCGAGCATCCTTCATCACGGCCTTCACG GTCATAGTTGTGCCTCTAATTGATGGCCTTCTTGGTGCCTCGATCCCCAAACTCACTTGGTTCGGAGCCATCATGTCTCTATTCGGAATTGGCCTGCTGGAATGTGGCGGCTCTCCTCCCTGC GTTGGTGATATTTTGAACTTCTTCAGCGCCGTATTTTTTGGGATCCATATGCTTAGAACAGAACAAATATCAAGGAGTACGGACAAGAAGAAGTTTCTGGCTCTTCTTAGCTTCGAG GTCCTTGTGGTCGCTTTCTCCTCTGTTCTCTGGTGTATGTTCCAAGATGGCTATGTTGATACTAGTGAATCCAGCTTTGACTCTTGGACTTTCGGTATGCTTTGGGATACAGCAGCTTCATTTCCTTGGATACCAGCATTGTACACTGGAGTTCTTTCTACGGTGTTATGCATGTGGGCAGAG ATGGTAGCGATGGGCGATGTTTCAGCAACTGAAACTGCAATTGTCTACGGCTTGGAGCCAGTTTGGGGAGCTGCTTTTGCTTGGTTCCTCCTTGGTGAAAGATGGGATAACACTGCATGGATTGGAGCTGCTCTTGTATTAT GA